In the Mytilus trossulus isolate FHL-02 chromosome 1, PNRI_Mtr1.1.1.hap1, whole genome shotgun sequence genome, one interval contains:
- the LOC134706492 gene encoding dynein light chain Tctex-type protein 2B-like yields MFSKASTSSGGDSLSKESSRLDLRKSQVKSPNAELFRRESSMALSSTPASKTPPQGFAAGASLVGLLASKRLAKRLSNKIHNNRTGSVMSSRLSGMGIRREPTYRMEPYKKFDPQRVEAVIKGVVSDKLGGYKYNPKLCAVMSKVISEEIRDKVKALHFDRYKIISSVVIGEKKNQDIITCSRSVWDDKLDSYAVYNYQIDNIMCAVTVYGIYFE; encoded by the coding sequence ATGTTTAGTAAGGCTTCTACATCTTCAGGAGGGGATTCCTTAAGCAAGGAAAGTTCAAGACTGGACTTGAGAAAATCCCAAGTCAAATCACCAAACGCAGAACTGTTCAGACGGGAAAGTAGTATGGCTTTAAGTTCTACGCCAGCTTCGAAAACTCCCCCACAGGGATTCGCTGCAGGTGCTTCACTCGTTGGATTACTTGCTTCAAAAAGGTTGGCAAAAAGGCTAAGCAACAAGATCCACAATAACCGTACTGGGAGTGTGATGAGCTCCAGATTGTCTGGAATGGGAATAAGACGTGAGCCAACATACCGCATGGAACCATATAAGAAATTCGATCCACAGAGAGTCGAAGCAGTTATTAAGGGTGTAGTCAGTGACAAACTTGGAGGATACAAGTATAACCCTAAACTTTGTGCTGTCATGAGTAAAGTGATTAGTGAAGAAATACGTGATAAAGTTAAGGCACTCCATTTTGAcagatacaaaattatatcctCTGTTGTAATTGGGGAAAAGAAAAATCAGGATATTATAACTTGTAGTCGATCTGTTTGGGATGACAAGTTAGATAGCTATGCAGTGTACAACTATCAAATTGACAATATTATGTGTGCTGTTACTGTATATGGAATTTATTTTGAGTGA